cttcataatataaatatctcgtctattaattttttttttttgaaactttgtCATACTTAACATTATAAACACTTATTTCAAACCTCATTTTAGGATTATTAGGTATGATTTTTCATATGCTATGGGGTGTGGCATATTTAGGGGGAGAACCCAAGTGTGCCTAGCTATAGTGAAAATCcaagtttaattaaaacattgaatGCATGCTTTATGTATATACCCACATCTTAATACATAATCACACCCTGTGGCCAGTACATACTTTTGATGCCATACTTAaagtttttccttttttaacagtctatattataatatatgatttatgaaaattgGAATTTAAATTCTTTACTTGCTAATAAGTGATAACCATCAATTCTTTtctgtttaaattgtttaaatacatCGAtggtgtattttatttattaggaaTAGATTTCCATTCACTGTTGTATTTACACTGATAATAGGAGTTTTTCAACACTATAGGTtgattaaaaacgtttttaaggAATCAACAAGGAAATGTTAGATTTTTAGCCTTGCAGAACTTGCTTTGATGACGATTCattgtattataacattaaatatagatgaaattgtaaatattattataaaaattaatttacataatatttataaattaaaatggcaCAATCtctatttgttttgtttatgtcACAATTATAACCACCCGGCACTCTAAAAGATGTCCAGTTATGGCTTTGTTAATTATTAGTGCTATGCTTGAATATACTCTGTTCAGTGAGAGAACATGCCACAGGCCAGCTCAAATTGGGTCTTCTGTTAATCCCCACAAGACACCTTGCTATAGGGAAAAACCAGTTTTGATAGCAAAGTGATGCGGGAGGATGTGCATAATTGGCACGTTGTTTCGCTGAACAGAGCACCTGTAGTGATAAATTGGCCCATAGTGAAAATAAttctatatacgccactgatgataatatgtatcatCATCTTTATCCCCATTAGTTGTCATATTGTTTCTATTGTAGTTGCATTTTTATTAGTAAGTTGTAACATAGGTATTCTATGTATAAGGTACATTAACTCCTAAGGAATATTCTAAAATTGGTTGTGGGCTACTCCTATATAGACTTGGCAGGACACAGGTTGGTCATCACTTAGCTATAGGAAAAGAAAAATCTAGATATTGTAATAAATCTGTCTGGTGTAGGACtaattttcaaaaaccaaaaccaaatTGTGTTACCTGATCAACACTAAAACAaggtttgtatttaaaaaaatatactcttTTATATCGGACGTGGAAATTTCAAAGCCACATTGAATCGCGACGTAGGTAAGTGAAGCGACAGACGGAAAAAAACAAACGAAATTACAACAAACATTTCGATTCGAGTAAAACAGATATTCGAGTTTGTTAAAGCTGAGATGGAAAAGATCGGAAAATGATACCATCCAAACACGACAACAGGATGGCGAGGATCAAACCAACGAAGATGtaccgtttaaaaaaaaaacacgcactTACCGGTGATTGATTGGATCGAAAGTTGAGTTTGATCTCTTTAAAAACTTCTTTTCGGAGTGCGATGGGCACGATGCGGACGATAAACCAAAGACGGAAAaaacagtaatattttatatttttatattataatgtctgcTTTTTCTGTGGAATGATGCACAAAGTGTGGTTGGAATGGTTGGATAGGCGCAGACCgtgttgtttaaaatgtttgttattatcAACGGTCGGCAACGGGGACAAGGCAAATGGGCGCGAAACGACAGATTAGACTGCCCGTGGTGGGGACGATACACTCGTACCGAAAACTCGGAAACGACGAAAATCTGGTAGATATCTGGTGTGTTCCTCTGTTGGACACCTGTCGGTTCGGTGAACATCCCGgttcattatttttcacaccggtttttgtctagcgaatttctataataattaagtacaacacaacatttgaaaaattatgttcataattatttatcaaaatattaattattaaaaccaataaacaAAACGAGTTATTTGTCTTATTGAACAATAtttctatagtaaaaatattgtatcgaTGGTGTACTAATTATTTCACGTCATTCGTTGAGGCTTATTTCCGTGTCGTCTACGTCCTCTCGGCCAAATCATCAGGATAACGCCCTCCTCTTTTCGCAGTGATAAGCTGATAACAACGATTGGTAAAATTCGCGTATCGCTATGGTCCGCCGATCAAGAAATTTcgtttcaatttaattttatacgttTCGTCAAAcggcttattatttattaaaatgtacgtgTAATATGCTGCAGCACATTTCGCTTTAaccgattatttttatttaccgtTCTCATACCTACTATTCTGTGAATAACACGACAAAATGATGCAACAATACATAAAAGAAATGGAACAGGTAAAATTGTACAGATCTAAATAATTATGCtgttgttaagaaaaaaaacattatttatttcgttGTTACTTGTGTTTTGTAGGATCCATACGATCCTGATGAATTTGTCGAACGTTTAGCTTATCGTGTATTTGGAAACAGTGCTGACAGTGATAATGCAGTAGTGGACGATGTTCAGGATACATTTGTCCAAGCAATTAAGTACTAAACTttgatataaatgaaaaataataatcaacccGTAGTATTtctgaatattaatttagtacaTGGATTTCAGAGACTTAAAGTTTTTACAAGAACGTCAAAAAAGAAAATGCGAAAAATTAGAACAAGATTGTCGAGAAAAGGAATCTCTATATGcaatacaaattcaaaatctTCAAGAGCAAAATAAGGTAGATTTAAttcttttgattttttgttaatGAATGTGAAAAAGTAAGAACAATGCTATAAAAAAagtacacattaaaatataatttatttaaacattttaaaagtttttgagAAAAAGAAATGAGTGCTCAGCTAATAAAAAACTGatgaaaagtaaattaattagttgaacaaagataaataatagatatactTGAATACCTATATGCAGTTTTAAGAAGTAGGTAGTAGATTATGTTTTTCATATTTGAAAAACAGTGACTTGAATAGTTAACATCTGACTTGCTTTAGAATTCAGTGATTCCCAACCTTTTTTTACTCAACGAccgttttagatttttaaaaatctcacACCGCCCCCCACCCTGGATTTTTATGTACTAAATtcttaaatctaataaaattaaacacctccctcaaaattaaaaaagcccACAAGTGGGTGGTATCGCCCACGTTGGGAATCACTGCTTTAAATAGAGAACAAAAACATTTCATTCAAATTATATGTTGAACTtgcttaattaaaattatatctacgTTTTTAAACAGGCTGGAATATcgatatttcaaaatttagatGAACGAATAAATTATGTAGCCACAAAAGTTATTCATGTTGGAGATCAACTAGAATCAATTAATACACCACGTTCAAGAGCTGTTCAAGTTCATAAACTTATTGGATATTTAGAGGAGTTTATGTCAGCCGGTCCACTATCcatagatatttttaatgatcCAACAAAGGTAAAAACCTTTCTATtacatatgaatattttttgcttttttttctatggaAAGATGTATTCATgtgattgtaaatttaatttagattgaTGATGCAGCTGATgtgatacaaaaattatttcctATAGCTCAAGAGCTTCCTCCAGGCAAgtaagtttttgataaaattactagTTAAATTCACTTTGAACTTCTTAtacttaacattttagattcgaGGAAgccaaaatgaaaataattaaaaaatatgatgaaattgaatgtttattaattgAAGAGTTTATTAAAAACCACTCTCGAAAAAATGTAGTGCGAATGAATGAAATTGCAGCCATATTAACTCATTTCAAAGGTTATTCTCAATGTGTGGATGCATTCATTGAATACAGTCAAGCGGTACTATGATATGCTATtaagtcataaataaataatatcatttttaataaatatttcctTAGAACTCACTTTCGGGAAAAAATCTCTTTGCTGACATTATTCCTGTTTGCGAAAACAACCTAAAAATTATTGAAGCAGTATTTACTAATCCTGATCAAGTTATGgccaaatttattttgaatatttatcaaCTTAAACTACAAGTATATTTGTGTTATCTTATTTAATAGAATACTATAGtaccttttatatttattttttaatattttagaaccatattattacaatattatctgaAGTTAAAGATACGGCAAACTATTTAGAAAAGTTATCTCAGTTATACAAAAAGTATGTTTCTATttgaatattcaattattattttatctatttatggcaaataaataattcacaaatGTTTTGTTagaattagaattattattattttttttttccagaacatctatattatctaaaaacctTTCACGCTTAAATATGGGAAACGatgatatgtttttaaataaaatgcaaaagaatatatttcaaaagtatctagATTCATACTTTATGTATGTTTTTTGTCAGTTCAATCTTATTAGTAGTATCAGTATAATcttctaaactttttttttttaccatttacaGTTCTGAACTGAAAAAccttaaagaaaaatgtttaatcattttacaacaattttatGAATCTAAAGGACACcagaaaaaacaaattcaagcAGGAgggtaactataatttatttgctATTTATGAAATATGAGTAATATTTTGCTTACCTGATTAAGGTTTATACTCTTATATTGATTATTcatactacctagtacctactactaTTCAATTACAAATCACTATTTCAAGTCATCAGTGTTTCCCAAACATTAGTCCATATGTCTGTCATCAGTGAAATGTGGTGACTActaaagatatatttaaatgttcataatttttattcccTAAAAAACATCAATGTagcgaaaaatatattatttattgggaCTTTTCTGTACATAATCGTATTTTTCCATCatggttaattataatatgaatattatgccgggtagataataataaccttagatcatatacaatagTTTTTGAGCTACCTTAATTATTTGCTGTATCCAAAATTTATACCCacttattggttattttatagtgattgtTGATGCCAAGTATGTGTGATGAGGATTATGTTGGACGTGGCTCGGTATACGAGAAACACATGTAGCTtcatccattgtatatgatctaagataataactattattatcctGACCAATACTAAACACGACttgtttattgttgttattactgCTTACTACTGActtatcgtttttatttattctaacatttttgaaaaaagttatctatatttataagaagaaaaaataGGTTTCCCAAAAATTGAGCTAGTCTGTAATCTACCGAAGGTAATCTTTATGTGGTCCATAACGTCAACAAATTAGGAAACAATGATTTTAATGACCAAACCATATTTAACacaattttcttataattttaggttTCAAGAATTGCGTAGAGATTTACAGACAGTTATTAGCACTCGtaccaattttaatataatgcacATTGAAGATTATGGAGGAGAAACATTTTTATCTGAATATGTAGCTACATCTCTTATTCAAGAATTTAATCAAGCCTTGGATAGGTGTTGTAcggtatttatcatttatataattgattttatttactttttcctGAACTCTCTTGTTATAATcattcatagaaaataataataattgaattgttaatatttttcagttatCTTCATCATCTGATATCCCATCTAATAGCTATCAAATTTTTGAAATCTTAACATCTTACTTGATTGAAGATTATGTTGATTATGGCTTAGAATTAGCTGTACAGTCTGTGCCCATACCAGAAGCTAAGACCCACGATCCACCAAATGTTTACTTCTTTGAAGTCATAAAACAAGTCAAtgcaataattttgttatttgaaaACCAGCTGTCTGATACTTTAGTCCCtttaattatgtatgttttaattttttcttattaatatcattattgaatataaaatttagtaaattaattttgttttattagtacaaCTCCAAAGTATTCACAATGTATAAGCTTTAAGAAAAAGAAACTGGAACAAATAgaatcaaaaattgattttggtctAGATaggtttgtataaaatatcgaaacatataatcatatatttctatttaaataattaacttgtTTTAGATCTTTAAATGCTGTCACTGGTTGGGTCAAGATTTGTCTTTCTTCTGAACAAAAAAAGTCAGACTTTAAGCCAGAAACCGATGTAGACACAATGACATCAGTAGTAAGTAGataattaatgtacaaaatgtatatatatttattatttattttatgctattTAGGCTTGCAAATCTGTTGTTCAGTATTTGAGTAGTAACATAAAACACATACGTCAATGTTTGGATGCCAAAAATGCTGATCTTGTTTTAGCGGAACTTGGAATCAAATTTCATCGTATTGTTTATGAACATTTgttacaatatacttataactctgctggtaataatttattcatgaaTCATTTATACCCTTAActgtgtattaaaaattaaaaacaaaatcctTTAGGTGCCATGTGTGCGATATGTGATATGAATGAATATAGACGGTGCGTTAAAGATTTAGGATCACCATTAGTGATTGATTTATTTGACACTTTACACGCACTATGTAACTTGCTACTTGTGAAACACGAAAACTTAAAACAAGTGTGCTATGGTGACACATtggtaatataaaatttttaaatgtgtatgtATTGTAACTAACcagttaataaatttgtattgataTAGGTGGGTTTGGATCATTCGATATTGAGCAATTTTATTCAACTTCGTTCAGATTTTAAATCTCAAAAGTTAGCTGCATTGTTAAAAAATCTAACATCTAGATGATGTATAACAACTTATTGTTATAATGCAGAACTCCATTTACTATAAAGTTACTCTCACTAAATGTAATGACTGAATGAAAGTAATtttgtgttaatatattattaagtacaatttattttgttactatgttaaaacgttatacatttttatatcaaataaatatgaatgtaatatatatatatatatatatatgtgtatatcaGTTAATTTACTatctaattataattcatataattacattttcactgaaatctcattttaaatattgtaatacataatgTTTTTGAGGTATATGTAGATTTTAATGTATTCGTTGAGCaataacatgtattattatatgcgttcattagtatttactatagtGCCATATATAttctactatatattttttcatttaatattttaaatgttgttctaCGTttgaaatgttaattatttatacaaatgacTATGAatctataaatgttatattaatctGGTAAATTTTTTTGCCGAATAATTGTTATATGTGACAAATAAAACACATACCAATACTGTATACACTAACTAACAAATATGTAACTTcagcattataataaattattgcacactgtatatttttattatttaactaatccaaactaattaaaattaacattgttAAGGCACTAAAaaagatttttatcaataattattttcataagatacacaaaacaataatatatttactatttttgtttGACTTAAGTTTATgagtaataaattgaaattgagATAAGCtgatatgtaaataaatatcagTATATCACAAGTCACAACTGATTgttaaatgtgtacctatatactacctataatagACAAGCTTCTAAAACAGGTACAtaggaaaattatattaattttaaattgtttcaatGGTAATTGTTTATTACATTGTTTATAGAATAATTGACTGACGCtgataatacaacaatattgttataatcaatTTGGTTAACAGCATATTTTTAAACCTACTTGACAATTAAATCatgttatttttcaatacaaaaataatagcttatagtttatatttattaaaataagattaTTCCATAActacatttcatattttgtgTCTACACTACACAataagtaaacaaaataatgcttcgattttgacttcagtatcttttccggtgggaaaaactaaaaatgaatctagttggtgcatttgggtagtcaaaaatttaaaattcacaatagttttcaaaagagcaggaaaacaaaaaaaaaataatgaaaactagaatttttacgcaaaattggaatccgataaaatcgattttggtttttagtgtaactcttaAATAAATAACCGTAGAATTTAGATGCATGAAATACATGTGATGCATgatcactgaatgtttatattagctatacaccataaaattttcaaaatatttttgagctatttgcCCCTTTTATCTTCTACTAAATTTGCCactggttaaaaatgtattaaatgttcaactttttatagttttttaaagataacaaatttaaaacatggttaTGTTATATGTCATGCGTATGTGTTTCATACTGTAACACTAAATCTAgtttgtggaaaaccgattttgggTAAAATTCCCGCTTtttccggcgcttttgaaaactattggaaatttccaattttgacctccccaatgcaccaacgatattcactttctcaatgaacaagatactgaagttggaaatccaatcattatttcgactacttattgtgtacactgacacaaaaaaaatgaaaaaaaaaacccacatcatagtaaaaccaatacattcatcgtttcactcagaatctaaaatatatttagttctgatataatttgttataatcaaaaatttgtttattgcaTTTTACAAATATGATTCGTTCAATAATCAAAATGCTTTCATCAGTcatgttagttattttttagtGATAGTTGCACCACAACGATGAACTTTTctctacataggtataatataatattagtttaacaaGGATTgtaaatagaaacaaataaagaattaaaagaataaaaaaaatatttaaaataccattcaAATACTTCAAAATGAACAACActgtaaatatgataatattatgaaaataatattattttaagcttaCCAGCTACCGTATTAATGATTGAAACAGCGAAGTCAAaaataaacctacctacctaggtataatattaatttaaatatatctaagGCTGACAAACCATCCCTGCTCAAAAATGTTTTCCGTATACATtgatgttatattgttatgggtatcgttgaattcaaatttaacaccatccattacactgTAATGATTACAGTAACCCAGT
This genomic window from Metopolophium dirhodum isolate CAU chromosome 1, ASM1992520v1, whole genome shotgun sequence contains:
- the LOC132935556 gene encoding exocyst complex component 5 encodes the protein MMQQYIKEMEQDPYDPDEFVERLAYRVFGNSADSDNAVVDDVQDTFVQAIKDLKFLQERQKRKCEKLEQDCREKESLYAIQIQNLQEQNKAGISIFQNLDERINYVATKVIHVGDQLESINTPRSRAVQVHKLIGYLEEFMSAGPLSIDIFNDPTKIDDAADVIQKLFPIAQELPPGKFEEAKMKIIKKYDEIECLLIEEFIKNHSRKNVVRMNEIAAILTHFKGYSQCVDAFIEYSQANSLSGKNLFADIIPVCENNLKIIEAVFTNPDQVMAKFILNIYQLKLQNHIITILSEVKDTANYLEKLSQLYKKTSILSKNLSRLNMGNDDMFLNKMQKNIFQKYLDSYFISELKNLKEKCLIILQQFYESKGHQKKQIQAGGFQELRRDLQTVISTRTNFNIMHIEDYGGETFLSEYVATSLIQEFNQALDRCCTLSSSSDIPSNSYQIFEILTSYLIEDYVDYGLELAVQSVPIPEAKTHDPPNVYFFEVIKQVNAIILLFENQLSDTLVPLIITTPKYSQCISFKKKKLEQIESKIDFGLDRSLNAVTGWVKICLSSEQKKSDFKPETDVDTMTSVACKSVVQYLSSNIKHIRQCLDAKNADLVLAELGIKFHRIVYEHLLQYTYNSAGAMCAICDMNEYRRCVKDLGSPLVIDLFDTLHALCNLLLVKHENLKQVCYGDTLVGLDHSILSNFIQLRSDFKSQKLAALLKNLTSR